One Chlamydiota bacterium DNA segment encodes these proteins:
- the aroE gene encoding Shikimate dehydrogenase (NADP(+)), with amino-acid sequence MEFRLDLYKITIEELKQLKQLVKTPVLFTFKNMDIEPFLELKPDWVDLELEAFDRLFPLIKSAKVIVSKHRVSLEDLTQVIAQLQTKDADLFKCVLNEVTPLQALQFVHEKKDPRLILLSVGIGGQLTRILSSKMHNPIHYVSVESFPKTAPGQLTIDELNHYHLSDQKNLFGLIGNPVDSSRGHIFHNHIYKTLGMDACYVKIQLEEKELKSFFEQLRLSDFKGLSVTMPFKEKVIEFLDEVEKDALEMGAVNTITIRNHRLIGSNTDGLGDMDLKAKSVFVLGAGGVARAIVHQLKKQGADVTIFNRSVEKAKKFGVPVFPLEQFKEHLQKCDVLINATSVGMHGEAFELSEKDLSHCQIVIDAVQGATPLLSVARQAGCQVISGKQLFIEQAMRQYQTWFL; translated from the coding sequence GTGGAATTTCGTTTAGATCTTTACAAGATTACTATCGAGGAATTGAAGCAATTAAAACAGCTGGTTAAAACACCTGTTCTTTTTACATTTAAGAATATGGATATCGAGCCCTTTCTTGAATTAAAACCAGATTGGGTAGATTTGGAACTCGAAGCATTCGATCGTTTGTTTCCCCTTATAAAATCTGCAAAAGTCATTGTGTCAAAGCATCGAGTTTCTTTGGAAGATTTGACGCAAGTTATTGCTCAATTGCAGACAAAAGATGCAGATCTATTTAAGTGTGTTTTAAATGAAGTGACACCGCTGCAAGCGCTGCAATTTGTGCATGAAAAAAAAGATCCGCGTTTGATTCTTTTGAGTGTAGGGATCGGCGGGCAGTTGACACGTATTTTGTCTTCAAAAATGCACAACCCAATCCATTATGTGAGCGTAGAGTCATTTCCAAAAACAGCGCCAGGACAGCTCACAATAGACGAATTGAATCACTACCATCTCTCAGATCAGAAAAACCTTTTTGGTTTAATAGGCAACCCTGTAGATAGCAGCCGGGGTCATATTTTTCATAATCACATTTATAAAACACTTGGGATGGATGCATGTTATGTAAAAATACAATTAGAAGAAAAAGAGCTAAAATCCTTTTTTGAGCAATTAAGATTGAGTGATTTTAAAGGGCTTTCTGTCACCATGCCTTTTAAAGAAAAAGTGATTGAATTTTTAGATGAAGTGGAAAAAGATGCTTTGGAAATGGGCGCTGTGAATACCATCACGATTCGCAATCACAGATTGATTGGATCGAATACAGATGGATTGGGGGATATGGATTTGAAGGCTAAATCTGTATTTGTTTTGGGAGCTGGAGGTGTGGCAAGAGCAATTGTGCATCAGTTGAAAAAACAAGGAGCTGATGTCACGATTTTTAATCGCAGCGTTGAAAAAGCAAAGAAATTTGGTGTACCTGTATTTCCTTTGGAGCAGTTCAAGGAGCATTTACAAAAATGCGATGTTTTGATCAACGCGACGTCTGTGGGGATGCATGGAGAGGCTTTTGAATTAAGCGAAAAAGATTTGTCGCATTGCCAGATTGTTATTGATGCTGTGCAAGGAGCAACGCCGCTTTTATCTGTAGCAAGGCAAGCTGGATGTCAGGTGATTTCTGGCAAACAACTCTTTATTGAACAAGCAATGAGGCAGTATCAAACATGGTTTTTGTAA
- the aroB gene encoding 3-dehydroquinate synthase, translating into MFESIESLKNKKYICFCDENIHALYQEKISKLGPVFVFPSGEENKTRATKEQLEDRLLEKGISKEYTFVAIGGGMTLDLIGFLASTYMRGVDVIFVPTTLLACIDASFGGKNGVNTSFGKNLIGSFYSPKQIVIDMDFFVTLSEQEIFNGLAEGIKHALIKDALFFEEIESNYSRLFEKDRAFLKYFIEKNLGVKKGFVDGANRHCLNFGHTLAHAIEAVSCYQIPHGKAVFMGMLFASQLSPLEQNEKQRILQLFDRLDVQLETFAIELLIEKMKYDKKGFGQFILLKKIGECFDTTTQFTERQIKDAFMCLSSRAYV; encoded by the coding sequence ATGTTTGAATCTATTGAAAGCCTAAAAAACAAAAAATATATTTGCTTTTGCGATGAAAATATCCATGCGCTTTATCAAGAAAAAATTTCAAAATTAGGGCCCGTATTTGTCTTTCCTTCAGGAGAAGAAAACAAGACGCGCGCAACAAAAGAACAGCTGGAAGATCGACTTTTAGAAAAAGGGATTAGCAAAGAGTATACATTTGTTGCCATTGGCGGAGGTATGACACTTGATTTGATTGGATTTTTAGCATCCACGTACATGCGTGGTGTCGATGTGATTTTTGTGCCAACGACTCTACTGGCATGCATTGATGCTAGTTTTGGTGGAAAGAATGGAGTCAATACATCCTTTGGCAAAAATTTGATTGGGTCTTTTTATTCACCAAAACAAATTGTGATCGACATGGATTTTTTTGTTACGTTAAGTGAACAAGAGATTTTCAATGGTCTTGCAGAAGGCATCAAGCATGCACTGATTAAGGATGCACTGTTTTTTGAGGAAATAGAATCTAACTATTCACGCCTTTTTGAAAAAGATAGAGCTTTTTTGAAATATTTCATCGAAAAGAATTTGGGAGTAAAGAAAGGGTTTGTTGATGGGGCAAATCGTCACTGTTTGAATTTTGGACACACTTTGGCACATGCCATTGAAGCTGTGTCGTGTTACCAAATTCCGCATGGAAAAGCTGTGTTTATGGGAATGTTGTTTGCATCTCAATTATCGCCGCTAGAACAAAATGAAAAGCAGCGCATTTTGCAATTGTTTGATCGGCTAGATGTTCAATTGGAAACTTTTGCAATAGAGCTCTTAATTGAAAAAATGAAGTATGATAAAAAAGGATTTGGGCAGTTTATTTTGTTAAAGAAAATAGGGGAGTGTTTTGACACAACTACTCAATTTACCGAAAGGCAAATCAAAGACGCTTTTATGTGCCTGTCTTCCAGGGCCTACGTTTAA
- a CDS encoding S-adenosylmethionine/S-adenosylhomocysteine transporter, whose translation MILILLNFFLWSTVFPLGKGTLDVTSPLFLTATRMLFAAVLLLGFLGLTRAKSFKINVKQFIGIGLLGFFNIYLVNILEFWSLQYLSSAKVCFLYGLSPFLTAFLSLVHFKEKMTTKKALGLGLGFLAFLPILFFQSGTSQSSVTSFLPELAMVGAVVFSCYGWILLRSLVKKNVAFSMANGTSMLIGGLFALVHSYFVDTWNPLPMTNTIVFAKGLILMTLISNVICYNLYGYLLKKYTATLLSFAGLLSPIFASINAYFILNEPMQPLIFFCTGFILFALWIIYSEELKLGYIEKSKRALEREKLNV comes from the coding sequence ATGATTTTAATTCTTTTGAACTTCTTTCTATGGTCAACAGTCTTTCCTTTAGGCAAAGGAACTTTGGATGTTACATCCCCCTTATTTCTGACCGCTACAAGAATGCTTTTTGCCGCTGTGTTACTTCTTGGATTTCTTGGCCTAACCAGAGCAAAATCCTTTAAAATCAATGTTAAGCAATTCATCGGTATTGGCCTGCTTGGGTTTTTCAATATTTATCTTGTCAATATCTTGGAGTTTTGGTCTTTGCAATATCTCTCTAGCGCCAAAGTGTGCTTTTTATATGGCCTCTCACCCTTTTTGACCGCCTTTTTATCCCTCGTGCATTTCAAGGAAAAAATGACCACGAAAAAAGCCTTGGGGCTTGGGCTTGGATTTTTAGCCTTTTTGCCCATTCTTTTTTTCCAAAGTGGAACCTCTCAAAGTTCAGTTACTAGCTTTTTACCAGAGCTTGCCATGGTAGGCGCCGTGGTGTTTTCTTGCTACGGATGGATTTTGCTCCGCTCTCTAGTTAAGAAAAATGTGGCTTTTTCTATGGCCAATGGCACAAGCATGCTCATCGGAGGTTTATTCGCTCTTGTGCATTCTTATTTTGTCGATACTTGGAATCCTCTGCCTATGACAAACACAATTGTATTTGCCAAGGGCTTAATTCTCATGACACTTATTTCAAACGTGATTTGCTATAATTTGTATGGATATTTACTCAAGAAATACACAGCAACGCTGCTCTCTTTTGCAGGGCTTTTAAGTCCCATATTCGCTTCGATCAACGCCTACTTTATTTTAAACGAGCCGATGCAGCCACTCATTTTCTTCTGCACAGGCTTTATTCTCTTTGCGCTTTGGATTATCTATTCTGAAGAACTCAAACTCGGCTATATTGAAAAATCGAAAAGAGCTCTAGAGCGTGAAAAACTCAATGTTTAG
- the gadC_1 gene encoding Glutamate/gamma-aminobutyrate antiporter, with protein sequence MKRALGPFAIAMINVVAIASLKNLPFAATYGFSLILLYALAAIMFFVPVALVCTELVTNFPEGGGVYLWVKEAFGKKWGFLAIWLQWLENVFWYPSILSFIAVTFATLFKMDLAHNAWFVFVTVLVVFWASTWINLKGIKLSSKISSFGALFGTLLPTAFIALLGIIWYLAKEPIEMEFNFSLLPHIKDLPQLALLSGIVLSFVGMEMSVVHAEDVKKPHKSFPRAILLSTILIFLVNTLGSLSIASVIPPERLNLVGGVIDAYALFFKAYNMEFLEPIMGGLIIVGAIASVSTWIIGPSRGLLVAAQDGNLPKIFHKVNEHNSPKNILIFQGIVVTVLSSVFLFMPSVNSSFWMLTVMTAQLYLIMYILLFLAAMWIRIKQKRKLKGFKIPFKNYGIAICVIFGIIASIFGIVVGFFPPDYFSVGSLLVFDGILTAGIILGCVFPFVIHWTKKHWK encoded by the coding sequence ATGAAAAGAGCCCTTGGCCCCTTTGCTATTGCAATGATTAACGTTGTGGCGATTGCGAGTTTAAAAAACTTGCCGTTTGCTGCAACCTATGGATTTTCCCTTATTTTGCTCTATGCGCTTGCAGCGATCATGTTTTTTGTTCCTGTAGCGCTTGTGTGTACAGAACTTGTCACCAATTTTCCGGAAGGCGGCGGTGTCTACCTGTGGGTAAAGGAGGCTTTTGGAAAAAAATGGGGATTTTTAGCCATCTGGTTACAGTGGTTAGAAAATGTCTTTTGGTACCCGAGTATTTTATCCTTTATTGCCGTCACGTTTGCAACGCTTTTCAAGATGGACTTGGCGCATAATGCGTGGTTTGTCTTTGTCACGGTGCTTGTGGTTTTTTGGGCATCGACATGGATCAATCTAAAAGGCATTAAACTGAGCTCAAAAATCTCTAGTTTTGGAGCCTTGTTTGGAACCCTCTTGCCAACAGCATTTATTGCTCTACTTGGTATTATCTGGTATCTAGCCAAGGAGCCGATCGAAATGGAATTTAATTTTTCCCTGCTCCCTCATATTAAAGATTTGCCACAGCTTGCGCTTTTGTCTGGTATTGTCCTTTCCTTTGTAGGAATGGAGATGTCAGTAGTGCATGCAGAAGATGTCAAAAAGCCCCATAAAAGCTTTCCGCGAGCGATTTTGCTGTCCACAATTTTGATTTTTTTGGTCAATACTTTGGGGAGCCTATCCATTGCAAGTGTGATTCCTCCAGAGCGCTTAAATCTAGTTGGCGGTGTGATTGATGCCTATGCCCTATTTTTTAAAGCGTATAACATGGAATTTTTAGAACCTATTATGGGTGGACTCATCATCGTCGGTGCCATTGCGTCTGTGTCGACATGGATCATCGGTCCATCCAGGGGTCTTTTGGTTGCCGCACAAGATGGGAATCTGCCGAAAATATTTCACAAAGTGAATGAGCATAATAGCCCAAAAAACATCTTAATTTTTCAAGGCATTGTCGTGACAGTGCTATCTTCTGTATTTTTATTCATGCCTTCTGTGAATAGTTCTTTTTGGATGCTGACGGTGATGACAGCGCAGCTCTATCTAATCATGTACATTTTGCTTTTTTTGGCAGCGATGTGGATCCGAATCAAGCAGAAGCGTAAACTCAAAGGTTTTAAAATCCCTTTCAAAAATTACGGCATAGCAATCTGTGTGATTTTTGGAATCATTGCCTCTATTTTCGGCATTGTCGTCGGCTTTTTCCCTCCAGACTATTTCAGTGTCGGGAGCTTGCTTGTTTTTGACGGCATTTTAACTGCGGGTATTATCCTAGGATGTGTTTTTCCCTTCGTGATCCATTGGACCAAAAAGCATTGGAAATAA
- the nudF gene encoding ADP-ribose pyrophosphatase, giving the protein MAKKTNAEVAAENEKKAKKTQKWLFQNEWLEAKKTTFHFDDHEYERFLVVHPGAVAIIPINKDGDLILVRQYRSAIEQLSLEIPAGRIDGDLPPDGEAQRELQEEIGFRANKLTPFGSLYSAPGFTNEKIYLFIAEDLVPSKLPHDVGEVIDIVTTPLSDAIQYIEEGKIVDAKTIVSILRFANRIQML; this is encoded by the coding sequence ATGGCAAAAAAGACAAATGCCGAAGTGGCTGCAGAAAACGAAAAAAAAGCGAAAAAAACGCAAAAGTGGCTGTTTCAAAACGAATGGCTGGAAGCAAAGAAAACGACGTTTCATTTTGACGATCACGAGTATGAGCGTTTTTTGGTCGTGCATCCAGGAGCTGTTGCCATCATCCCAATTAACAAAGATGGCGATTTGATTCTTGTCAGGCAATACCGCAGTGCAATTGAACAACTCTCACTAGAAATTCCCGCAGGGCGCATTGATGGAGATTTGCCGCCAGATGGTGAAGCACAAAGAGAATTGCAAGAAGAAATTGGCTTTAGGGCAAACAAGCTAACCCCCTTTGGATCGCTCTATTCTGCTCCTGGATTTACAAATGAAAAAATCTACCTTTTTATTGCAGAAGACCTCGTGCCTTCAAAGTTGCCGCATGATGTAGGTGAAGTGATCGATATTGTCACTACTCCTTTATCTGATGCCATTCAATATATAGAAGAGGGTAAAATCGTGGACGCTAAAACTATTGTAAGTATCCTACGCTTCGCTAATCGTATTCAGATGCTTTAG
- the lgt gene encoding Prolipoprotein diacylglyceryl transferase, with translation MIFNPDPIAFYIPFFNRPIAWYGIFFAVGCMLSLFVLQKLYKQFLLNDFPAFKDKEKKEILAFHKFSYEKIFLYVMVGAIVGARLFHVFFYDWAYFKHRLWEIPMTWEGGLASHGAVIGIVLSILLFCRIYKDRLYGLSSLFFFDLIAVSIGFASFFIRAGNFMNQEIMGTETTLPWAVRFGNPAGATPFVPRHPVQLYEAFFYLISAFVLIALFRKLKNKGRGFFSGLFLINMFTFRAIAEFFKLEQSLWHVPFLNMGAILSLPIVLLGVFFVIYSKRLRYQSM, from the coding sequence ATGATCTTTAATCCAGATCCTATTGCATTTTACATACCTTTTTTTAATAGGCCCATTGCATGGTATGGGATTTTTTTTGCTGTTGGTTGCATGTTGAGTTTGTTTGTTCTGCAAAAACTGTACAAACAGTTTTTATTGAATGATTTTCCTGCCTTCAAAGACAAAGAAAAAAAAGAAATACTGGCTTTCCATAAGTTTTCTTATGAAAAGATCTTTTTGTATGTGATGGTGGGTGCTATTGTTGGAGCTAGATTGTTTCACGTCTTTTTTTATGATTGGGCCTATTTCAAGCACCGCCTTTGGGAGATACCTATGACTTGGGAAGGAGGGCTTGCCTCACATGGAGCTGTGATTGGAATCGTCTTAAGCATTTTGCTTTTTTGCCGTATCTACAAAGATCGATTGTATGGCCTTAGCAGCTTGTTTTTCTTTGACCTCATCGCTGTTAGTATTGGGTTTGCCAGCTTTTTTATACGTGCTGGAAACTTTATGAATCAAGAAATTATGGGTACAGAAACAACCTTGCCTTGGGCGGTTAGGTTTGGCAACCCTGCAGGAGCAACACCTTTTGTTCCACGTCATCCTGTACAGCTTTACGAAGCATTTTTTTATTTAATCAGCGCTTTTGTCCTTATAGCGCTTTTTCGAAAATTGAAAAATAAGGGTAGGGGATTTTTCAGTGGGCTCTTTTTAATTAATATGTTTACCTTTAGAGCTATTGCTGAATTTTTCAAATTAGAGCAAAGCCTTTGGCATGTGCCTTTTTTAAATATGGGCGCAATATTGAGTCTTCCTATTGTATTGCTTGGTGTTTTCTTTGTTATTTATTCTAAGCGCTTGAGGTATCAATCGATGTAA
- the mgtE gene encoding Magnesium transporter MgtE, with protein sequence MSVKDKVKNVYHPLDLKTAQLDDILLEKLKRAFHRTTSAVYLHNVAKIALEHSPIDLAVAASRIPLQDRSVLYENLKDLDDKVTFIIETDGDTRTAVLRQIDDHELKELLEYMPLDEAVSMTEDLSARRFRKILDKLDVKKALQIKELVKHEPKSAARLMKNEYFLFTPDKTIKEVAKIISNYPGVEMTKRIFVVNEQRQLVGYVPARNLIVNDNKLPLKKIMRPVYHKVNQETSREEVVDVVERYKISALPVVDHHNVLLGVITHEDVIEAIGDIADETIATIGGTNEKLTDSQRGIKRFFARAPWLLVTLIAGLINMEVMEYYNENAPHFLTFLLFFVPLITGLSGNIGLQNSTVLVRYMALNMITKKNRKNMALKELVLGMSLGVVFGIGAGLIVFFLSFFGMHNDTVYYPAAIGLIISGGLISACIAGTFLGVFSPLVFVNIGIDPAVAAGPIITAFNDFLSMVIYFIVATFLTGLLI encoded by the coding sequence ATGAGTGTAAAAGATAAGGTAAAAAATGTTTACCATCCTCTTGATTTAAAAACGGCCCAGCTCGATGATATTCTTCTGGAGAAACTCAAAAGGGCCTTTCATAGAACAACATCAGCTGTTTATTTGCATAACGTTGCCAAAATTGCTCTAGAACATAGCCCCATTGACCTTGCTGTAGCAGCTTCTAGAATTCCTCTTCAAGATCGCAGCGTCCTTTATGAAAATTTAAAAGATTTAGATGATAAAGTGACCTTTATTATTGAAACAGATGGAGACACAAGAACAGCGGTATTAAGGCAGATTGATGATCATGAATTAAAAGAATTATTAGAATACATGCCTCTTGATGAAGCTGTTAGTATGACAGAGGATTTGTCCGCTCGCAGGTTTCGTAAAATCTTAGATAAATTGGATGTCAAAAAGGCACTTCAAATTAAAGAGCTTGTCAAACATGAGCCCAAATCTGCAGCGCGTTTGATGAAAAATGAGTATTTTTTATTCACACCCGATAAGACGATCAAAGAGGTTGCCAAAATCATTAGCAATTATCCTGGCGTTGAGATGACAAAACGTATTTTTGTTGTCAATGAACAAAGGCAACTTGTAGGCTATGTGCCTGCACGCAACTTGATTGTCAATGATAATAAATTACCACTTAAAAAAATCATGCGTCCTGTGTATCACAAAGTGAATCAAGAGACTTCAAGAGAGGAGGTTGTCGATGTGGTCGAGCGTTATAAGATTTCTGCCCTACCTGTTGTAGATCATCATAATGTGTTGCTTGGCGTGATTACCCATGAAGATGTGATAGAAGCAATTGGAGATATTGCAGACGAAACGATTGCAACCATTGGTGGTACCAACGAAAAGTTGACCGATTCACAAAGAGGGATTAAACGTTTTTTTGCGCGTGCGCCCTGGCTGCTTGTCACATTGATAGCTGGCCTTATTAATATGGAAGTGATGGAATATTATAATGAAAATGCGCCCCATTTTCTTACTTTTTTACTTTTCTTTGTTCCTTTAATTACAGGGCTTTCTGGAAATATTGGCCTGCAAAACAGTACCGTTTTGGTGCGTTACATGGCGCTGAATATGATCACAAAGAAAAATCGCAAAAACATGGCTTTAAAAGAGCTTGTGTTGGGCATGTCGTTAGGCGTTGTTTTTGGAATTGGAGCAGGCTTAATAGTCTTTTTCCTAAGTTTTTTTGGCATGCATAATGATACGGTCTATTATCCTGCGGCGATTGGTTTGATTATTAGTGGGGGATTGATTAGCGCATGCATTGCTGGCACTTTTCTTGGTGTCTTTTCACCTCTTGTATTTGTCAATATTGGCATTGATCCTGCGGTTGCAGCAGGCCCCATTATCACGGCGTTTAATGACTTTTTATCCATGGTGATCTATTTCATCGTGGCCACCTTTTTAACAGGACTTTTGATATGA
- the yidC gene encoding Membrane protein insertase YidC, with protein MKDKKGYYLSVLLFTVCFFFLNHYLFPAKSIFETQNENTETAAIEYKQETKEAPLKSIALDTEASYVLENAHFTLLFSKNGNLRQIYLPMQTHSAKSLIKPTSIDYELGDLNPYVDVINSERKESQFSTKNFYPMLRSNQNHEYEAFSLTNSTPFELIEHSDKHIVFKADNIKKTYTLTNDPFVFDVKLEFDEPQTDLWLASGMCDSEVVANSVQSFIKYGVQKKGEVETKDLTLPEDKSLISSLQYHWLSISNGPFGMIVQPKSTQLGLMIEKIDSKKIPSKLATLSTPDLDEKLKTAPGYLCKFPVSNQTQVEFKIFAGPYQNNLLKQINPLLLDAQNNQGFLTSISKPFSRILFYILEFFYNLTHSWGLSIILLTIALRLMLYPLNAWSIKQNLKTQKLSPQVKVINEKYKKDKQKRSIETMKLYRKEGANPLTGCFPILIQMPFLLGMFDLLKNTFQLRGASFIPGWITNLSEPDTLFSWGFSIIFIGTSFHLLPVLNGIAMFFQQRFSSSLPKDPSQWTDQQRQQRTMGTLMPLFITFAFYNFPAGLNLYWLSSTILGVGQQYLMKKLSKK; from the coding sequence ATGAAAGACAAAAAAGGCTACTATTTATCTGTATTGTTATTTACAGTCTGTTTTTTCTTTTTAAACCATTACCTTTTTCCAGCAAAAAGCATTTTTGAAACACAAAATGAAAACACTGAAACAGCTGCAATCGAATACAAACAAGAGACCAAAGAAGCCCCACTTAAGTCTATTGCACTCGATACAGAGGCCTCTTATGTTTTAGAAAATGCGCACTTTACTCTGCTTTTTTCAAAAAATGGCAATCTTCGTCAAATTTATCTTCCTATGCAAACACACAGTGCTAAAAGCTTGATTAAACCCACTTCCATTGACTACGAACTTGGAGATTTAAATCCTTACGTCGATGTAATCAACAGTGAAAGGAAAGAATCTCAATTTTCTACAAAAAATTTCTATCCCATGCTCAGATCTAATCAAAACCACGAATATGAGGCGTTTTCTCTCACAAACTCTACACCTTTTGAACTGATCGAACATAGCGACAAACACATTGTTTTTAAAGCTGACAACATCAAAAAAACATATACTCTCACAAACGATCCTTTTGTTTTTGATGTAAAATTGGAGTTTGATGAACCTCAAACAGATCTATGGTTAGCATCAGGAATGTGTGATTCCGAAGTTGTGGCAAATTCTGTTCAATCATTCATCAAATATGGCGTCCAAAAAAAAGGTGAAGTGGAGACAAAAGACCTAACGCTTCCCGAAGACAAGTCCTTGATTAGCTCTTTGCAGTACCACTGGCTTTCTATATCCAATGGACCTTTTGGAATGATTGTACAACCCAAGAGCACACAGCTGGGTTTGATGATAGAAAAAATAGATAGCAAAAAGATTCCATCAAAACTTGCAACTTTAAGCACACCTGATCTAGATGAAAAACTAAAAACAGCTCCAGGGTATCTATGTAAATTTCCTGTTTCTAACCAAACGCAAGTAGAATTTAAAATCTTTGCAGGTCCTTATCAAAACAACCTTTTGAAGCAAATTAACCCCCTACTTTTAGATGCTCAAAATAACCAAGGATTTTTGACCTCCATTTCAAAGCCTTTTTCACGTATTTTGTTCTACATTTTGGAGTTTTTTTATAACCTGACACATTCTTGGGGTCTTTCGATCATCCTTTTAACGATTGCATTGCGTCTCATGCTCTATCCCCTCAATGCTTGGTCAATCAAACAAAATCTAAAAACCCAAAAATTGTCTCCTCAAGTCAAAGTGATTAACGAAAAATATAAAAAAGATAAGCAAAAGCGCTCTATTGAAACAATGAAGCTTTATCGAAAAGAGGGTGCCAATCCCCTGACTGGTTGTTTTCCTATTCTGATCCAAATGCCCTTTTTGCTTGGTATGTTTGATCTTTTAAAAAACACTTTCCAATTACGCGGAGCTAGCTTTATTCCAGGATGGATCACAAACCTTTCTGAACCCGATACTCTTTTTTCTTGGGGTTTTTCCATCATCTTTATTGGCACTTCCTTCCATCTGCTTCCTGTTTTGAATGGCATAGCGATGTTTTTCCAACAACGCTTCTCAAGTTCTCTTCCTAAAGATCCTTCTCAATGGACAGATCAACAAAGACAGCAACGCACAATGGGAACTTTAATGCCCCTTTTCATCACCTTTGCTTTTTACAATTTCCCAGCAGGCTTAAATCTGTATTGGCTCTCTTCTACAATTCTTGGTGTCGGCCAACAATACTTGATGAAAAAGCTTTCCAAAAAATAG
- the dnaA_1 gene encoding Chromosomal replication initiator protein DnaA gives MQIWKAFIKHQNKKFNQDNRHWLLNFTLKGFDARNLYLEAKSPFHALWFEEHLKSRFDTFIRENSHRPIKVHLELPNTQEEQKPRTFLQRLKEDTILHPRMTFEHYIQSPENHFAIDVAKQAIQAKDPCLIFFSGIRGCGKSHLLQSLTYFAKSLSLNAIYVTVQTFTNHFVTAIRLNQMGTFRNFYRNAECLAIDDCEVFENKNTTQEEFFHLFNHLHLNKIPMLFSSLNHPNHFQNIEPRITSRLQWGVCLKLYPLKPHEIKLMMQKRIEALNVHIDEAVLDHIFKTQHSNTAIQKTFDALFFRMHLNQLKSIDLPQVLELLEDYFQKAPTFDGILHHVAKHFAITKKDILSKSKLKKYARARKISMFLCRKNLHLPYTQLSKLFQKDHSTVITSVKIIEQSKDTEIQKTLDVLEAAL, from the coding sequence ATGCAAATCTGGAAAGCGTTTATAAAACATCAGAACAAAAAGTTTAACCAAGACAATCGTCACTGGCTACTCAACTTCACCCTTAAAGGTTTTGACGCAAGAAACCTGTATTTAGAAGCTAAAAGCCCTTTTCACGCGCTCTGGTTTGAAGAACACCTTAAATCACGTTTCGATACATTTATACGTGAAAATAGCCATCGCCCTATTAAGGTACACCTAGAGCTCCCAAACACACAAGAAGAACAAAAGCCTCGCACATTCTTACAACGCCTTAAAGAGGATACGATTTTGCATCCTAGGATGACCTTTGAACACTATATCCAATCTCCTGAAAACCATTTTGCGATTGATGTTGCTAAACAAGCAATCCAAGCTAAAGATCCATGCTTAATTTTTTTCTCTGGAATTCGAGGGTGTGGAAAATCGCATTTGCTTCAAAGCTTAACCTATTTTGCTAAATCCCTTTCACTCAATGCAATCTATGTCACTGTCCAAACATTTACCAATCACTTTGTCACAGCCATTCGCTTAAATCAAATGGGCACATTTCGTAATTTTTACAGAAATGCTGAGTGTTTAGCCATTGATGATTGTGAAGTGTTTGAAAACAAAAATACCACACAAGAAGAATTTTTCCATCTATTCAATCATCTGCATCTAAACAAAATCCCCATGCTATTTTCCTCTCTGAATCACCCTAATCATTTTCAAAACATTGAGCCTAGAATCACATCACGTCTGCAGTGGGGCGTCTGTCTAAAACTTTACCCTCTTAAGCCCCATGAAATCAAACTCATGATGCAAAAACGCATAGAAGCTCTCAACGTCCATATAGATGAAGCAGTATTAGATCACATTTTCAAAACACAGCATTCCAATACAGCGATTCAAAAGACATTTGATGCGCTTTTTTTCCGCATGCATTTAAACCAGCTTAAGTCTATCGACTTGCCTCAAGTCCTCGAATTACTAGAAGATTATTTTCAAAAAGCGCCTACGTTTGACGGTATTTTACATCATGTCGCAAAACATTTTGCCATCACAAAAAAAGACATCTTATCAAAAAGCAAGCTAAAAAAATATGCACGGGCCAGAAAAATCTCTATGTTTCTATGCCGCAAAAATCTCCATCTTCCCTACACACAGCTCAGCAAGCTCTTTCAGAAAGACCACTCTACGGTCATTACAAGCGTCAAAATAATTGAGCAGTCTAAAGATACTGAAATACAAAAAACACTCGATGTCCTAGAAGCTGCGCTCTAA